One window of Thermogemmata fonticola genomic DNA carries:
- a CDS encoding peptidylprolyl isomerase encodes MRGWVRGLSVGILSGTMTVIAWGQTPPSAPPAGRPPAASATPTGVVPPVTPSAPTPIPNGPAAVVNGQTIPEKAVYRALRQFPPEHHALARKEILAHLIENVLIDQYLTAIKVTIDPKEVDKVIQELKDELAAAKKDYKKELEALLLTEEEFRAEVTAQMKWEKFVMQQGTDEALKKLFDSSPDIFDGTMVRARHILINPGADENKKKEAAARLRGIKQVIEQEAAKAVAALPPTADALAKEQARAAKIEELFAAYAKQYSECPSKKDGGDLNFFPRAGAMVEPFAQVAFSLKPYEMSDVVATEVGYHLILVTARKPGTPKKFEDVKEDVRLLFAMRLREAVVQQMRPRAQITIYPPPGSSTPAGTSSPSGVTPPAVTPPSASSGVTPSSAQSPAPPDRKTP; translated from the coding sequence ATGCGTGGTTGGGTGCGCGGTCTGTCAGTCGGGATTTTGAGCGGGACGATGACGGTGATAGCATGGGGTCAGACACCGCCCAGTGCGCCGCCAGCGGGGAGGCCGCCCGCTGCGTCGGCTACCCCCACGGGAGTCGTGCCGCCTGTCACCCCCTCCGCACCGACCCCGATCCCCAATGGACCCGCCGCCGTGGTCAACGGGCAGACCATTCCCGAAAAGGCTGTCTATCGCGCCTTGCGGCAATTCCCACCCGAACATCACGCCTTGGCCCGCAAAGAAATCCTCGCTCATCTCATCGAAAATGTCCTCATCGATCAATATCTGACCGCCATTAAGGTCACAATCGATCCTAAAGAAGTGGACAAGGTCATTCAAGAGCTTAAGGATGAGTTAGCAGCGGCCAAGAAGGATTACAAAAAGGAATTGGAAGCTTTATTGCTGACGGAGGAGGAATTCCGTGCGGAAGTCACAGCTCAGATGAAATGGGAAAAATTTGTGATGCAACAAGGTACAGATGAAGCCTTGAAAAAGCTCTTTGATAGCAGCCCAGATATCTTTGATGGCACTATGGTTCGTGCCCGGCATATTTTGATCAATCCCGGTGCGGATGAGAACAAGAAGAAGGAAGCGGCGGCCCGCTTGCGCGGCATCAAGCAGGTGATCGAGCAGGAAGCAGCGAAGGCGGTGGCCGCTCTGCCCCCCACGGCGGATGCCCTGGCCAAGGAACAGGCGCGCGCGGCCAAGATCGAGGAACTCTTTGCCGCCTATGCCAAGCAATACTCCGAGTGCCCGTCCAAGAAGGATGGCGGCGATCTTAACTTTTTCCCGCGGGCGGGAGCCATGGTCGAACCGTTCGCCCAAGTGGCCTTTTCGCTCAAGCCGTATGAAATGAGCGATGTCGTGGCCACGGAGGTGGGGTATCACCTCATCCTGGTGACCGCGCGTAAGCCGGGCACTCCCAAGAAGTTCGAGGATGTCAAGGAAGATGTCCGGCTGCTCTTTGCCATGCGGCTGCGGGAAGCGGTGGTCCAGCAGATGCGGCCCCGGGCGCAGATCACCATTTACCCGCCGCCGGGTTCCTCCACTCCGGCAGGCACCTCTTCACCCTCCGGTGTTACGCCGCCGGCTGTCACGCCTCCGTCAGCATCGAGTGGTGTTACACCATCGTCAGCACAAAGTCCTGCTCCGCCGGATCGGAAGACACCCTGA
- a CDS encoding DMT family protein, with translation MYTALLLIASNTFMTIAWYGHLKYKDKPLWIAILVSWCIALPEYALQVPANRIGHRYMSATQLKVMQEVISLTVFMLFAWWYFGEQPTWRTLLAFVLITLAVALVRGEHGAMAAPPPVPPPPDNTPVNEPVPS, from the coding sequence ATGTACACAGCTCTGCTTCTGATTGCTTCCAATACATTCATGACGATCGCCTGGTATGGCCATTTGAAATACAAGGATAAGCCCTTGTGGATCGCCATACTGGTGAGCTGGTGTATTGCACTGCCGGAATATGCATTACAAGTGCCGGCGAATCGTATTGGTCATCGTTATATGTCGGCGACCCAACTCAAGGTGATGCAAGAGGTGATATCTCTGACGGTGTTTATGTTGTTCGCCTGGTGGTATTTTGGGGAGCAGCCGACGTGGCGGACGCTTTTGGCGTTCGTTCTCATCACCCTGGCGGTGGCTTTGGTTCGCGGCGAGCACGGGGCGATGGCAGCTCCGCCGCCGGTTCCGCCTCCTCCTGATAACACTCCTGTCAACGAACCAGTTCCTTCCTGA
- a CDS encoding RluA family pseudouridine synthase produces the protein MNEWDLELDEEDLPSAAEARPCTSVRLREPLELTVMVKAEGMRLDQYVHLHVADHSRTDIQKAIEAGRITVNGKPSKPSYRVRKGDRLWIDLPPPLHDIPVPENIPLDILYQDASLAVINKPPDMVVHPAKGNWSGTLVNALHWHFRDQLSTEGGYLRAGIVHRLDKDTSGVILVAKEDAVHRELAWQFETRQIFKEYVAITQGELDRDADYIEGAIKLHPHDRQRMTVSNDPDAKPALSYYEVLERFRGYTLVKVQPRTGRTHQIRVHLLHVGCPVLADRLYSGRDRLLLSDLSPETPGAEEVVLLHRQALHAYRLRFRHPRTQQWIEVEAPLPEDMRRTLEALRRYRPWRSPPADR, from the coding sequence ATGAACGAGTGGGACCTGGAACTGGACGAAGAGGACCTCCCTTCTGCCGCCGAAGCTCGGCCTTGCACCTCGGTCCGCCTGCGCGAACCCCTGGAACTGACGGTGATGGTCAAGGCGGAAGGCATGCGCCTAGACCAGTACGTGCACCTGCATGTCGCCGACCATAGCCGCACAGACATCCAGAAAGCCATCGAGGCCGGGCGGATCACGGTCAACGGCAAACCCAGCAAGCCGAGCTACCGCGTGCGCAAAGGGGACCGCTTGTGGATCGACCTGCCCCCGCCGCTCCACGACATCCCCGTCCCCGAAAACATCCCCCTCGACATTCTCTATCAGGATGCCTCTCTGGCGGTGATCAACAAGCCGCCGGACATGGTGGTCCATCCCGCCAAGGGGAACTGGAGCGGTACGCTGGTCAACGCCTTGCACTGGCACTTCCGGGACCAGTTAAGCACGGAGGGGGGCTACCTGCGGGCCGGCATCGTCCACCGCCTCGATAAAGACACCAGCGGGGTGATCCTCGTAGCCAAGGAGGATGCCGTCCACCGGGAGCTGGCCTGGCAATTTGAAACCCGCCAGATCTTCAAGGAATACGTGGCGATCACCCAAGGGGAACTGGACCGCGATGCCGACTACATCGAAGGGGCCATCAAGCTCCACCCGCACGATCGCCAGCGGATGACGGTGTCGAACGACCCGGATGCCAAACCGGCCTTGAGCTATTACGAGGTGCTGGAGCGCTTCCGCGGTTACACCCTAGTCAAGGTCCAGCCGCGCACGGGGCGCACCCACCAAATCCGCGTCCATCTGCTCCATGTGGGCTGCCCCGTGCTGGCCGATCGCCTGTACAGCGGTCGGGACCGCCTGCTGTTGTCGGACCTCTCCCCGGAGACGCCCGGAGCTGAGGAAGTGGTGCTCCTCCACCGTCAGGCGCTCCATGCTTACCGCCTCCGCTTCCGCCATCCGCGCACCCAGCAGTGGATCGAGGTGGAAGCCCCGCTGCCTGAGGACATGCGGCGAACCCTGGAGGCCCTGCGCCGCTATCGCCCCTGGCGCTCTCCGCCGGCGGACCGGTGA